In one Vulgatibacter incomptus genomic region, the following are encoded:
- a CDS encoding IS66 family transposase zinc-finger binding domain-containing protein has product MVLRPILPLYHRRLPSAMTPSRARHRAEEAGAWVPPFPPEHPREVRTHEPPAAPRVCERCGKEKVKLGEKCSETLEFVAASFKVIREESPKLGCRP; this is encoded by the coding sequence ATGGTACTGCGACCGATTCTACCTCTGTACCACCGGCGCCTTCCGTCTGCGATGACGCCAAGCCGGGCCCGACACCGAGCCGAAGAAGCAGGGGCATGGGTCCCCCCGTTTCCTCCCGAGCATCCGCGCGAGGTGCGCACCCATGAGCCGCCCGCGGCCCCACGCGTGTGCGAGCGGTGCGGCAAGGAGAAGGTCAAGCTCGGCGAGAAGTGCAGCGAAACGCTTGAGTTCGTCGCGGCGAGCTTCAAGGTGATCCGTGAGGAGAGTCCGAAGCTCGGCTGCCGCCCTTGA
- the tnpB gene encoding IS66 family insertion sequence element accessory protein TnpB, whose translation MATSSPSSTARRSREEPLSRDRHGWLLIYKRLERDVFHMPHGPAVGTMHVEIEAAELPLMLKGAACGDGPAGRHL comes from the coding sequence GTGGCCACGTCGTCGCCATCCTCAACCGCGCGGCGATCGCGTGAAGAGCCCCTCTCACGGGATCGCCACGGCTGGCTGCTGATCTACAAGCGGCTTGAGCGCGACGTGTTCCATATGCCGCACGGGCCCGCCGTCGGAACGATGCACGTCGAGATCGAGGCGGCTGAGCTCCCGCTGATGCTCAAAGGCGCGGCGTGCGGCGACGGCCCCGCTGGACGCCACCTGTGA
- a CDS encoding LamG-like jellyroll fold domain-containing protein encodes MSDREPEVSIGWNSSGLLVGHRGGPPDQVGSNWSPTELARIIGRPDDPEGAERTGWSYGGIFSGERDGVRFDTPFTELSDLRSFTVEATFLASRVDERRPVVRGDNFALSIIEGEVEAAIVSAGHWWTVRWSDAPIRAGEWVTAQLFHSGESLSVIVNGVAAQALDAPRPVPGDQLFRIAVGPRQSERGGYPYIGPESPFIGVVQSAKVWVPIGSPASTVLDLTPKADGRLPEIDQQLTVQGDWNPSKLPYAPGHADAGTSFYFDQKGWLKLEDENGVLRSAFDSTLSMWIMTLDDSPSTIIRSNHLRVWSADGILRMEVGSQGTASIGRVLERGKWHHLTFTATIDRIRAYVDGVYRMDLNVGLPSGTDEYLIGADLLGEGLFSGYIEQVRMWDHIRIPRGPIALLEFDPWGAPVDYGRSTSNWTHHGGYLGGPGPSKYEPLPGVARLNRSTFRRYCPMNLEGAHTLMIDLTLAEPPDIPGLPTRVPLWQGGNFSLGVADGRLRLIVDGTETVGTIPFEYGVRAEVVVVFDGWNAEVYVNGELDSRARVGRGWFFGMSDDCSVGGFDGLLFRAGYWNEAVRPVDPINTHRALLAGALSPEAIMLRPSSDDLEWTSGMKEHPAAAFLVFKDVQPAEAEQPPR; translated from the coding sequence TTGTCCGATCGCGAACCCGAGGTGTCGATCGGCTGGAATTCGAGCGGCCTGCTGGTCGGCCATCGTGGGGGGCCGCCAGATCAGGTCGGGTCGAACTGGAGTCCAACTGAGCTAGCTCGAATCATCGGTAGGCCCGATGACCCGGAGGGCGCGGAGCGAACCGGCTGGAGTTACGGAGGCATTTTTTCCGGCGAAAGGGACGGGGTCCGCTTCGATACGCCATTCACGGAGCTTTCTGACCTTCGCTCATTTACGGTCGAAGCAACCTTTCTTGCATCCAGAGTCGATGAACGCCGCCCCGTCGTTCGCGGCGACAACTTTGCGTTATCGATCATCGAGGGCGAGGTCGAGGCGGCGATCGTCTCGGCCGGACACTGGTGGACGGTTCGCTGGTCGGATGCGCCCATTCGCGCGGGCGAATGGGTCACCGCGCAACTTTTCCACTCGGGCGAAAGCCTGAGCGTGATCGTCAACGGCGTCGCGGCACAGGCTCTCGACGCTCCGAGGCCGGTTCCGGGAGACCAGCTATTTCGAATTGCAGTCGGGCCCCGCCAATCGGAGCGGGGCGGATATCCCTACATTGGACCCGAATCTCCGTTCATCGGTGTCGTCCAGAGCGCCAAGGTCTGGGTGCCAATCGGGTCGCCTGCATCCACGGTTCTTGACCTCACCCCCAAGGCCGACGGCCGATTGCCCGAGATCGATCAACAGCTCACTGTCCAAGGTGATTGGAATCCTAGCAAGCTACCCTACGCTCCCGGGCATGCGGATGCCGGAACGAGTTTCTATTTCGACCAAAAGGGTTGGCTGAAACTTGAGGATGAAAACGGAGTCCTGAGAAGCGCCTTCGATTCGACCCTCTCCATGTGGATCATGACCCTGGATGACAGCCCTTCCACGATCATTCGGTCCAACCACTTGAGAGTATGGTCGGCAGACGGAATCCTTCGAATGGAGGTTGGATCCCAGGGAACGGCGTCAATCGGTCGAGTCCTCGAGCGAGGGAAGTGGCATCACCTCACCTTTACCGCCACGATAGACCGGATCCGAGCCTACGTCGATGGAGTCTACCGAATGGACTTGAACGTGGGCCTCCCATCCGGAACTGACGAGTACCTCATCGGAGCCGACCTGTTGGGAGAGGGCCTGTTCTCGGGGTACATCGAACAGGTCCGGATGTGGGATCACATTCGCATACCGCGTGGCCCAATTGCACTTCTTGAGTTCGATCCTTGGGGCGCGCCGGTCGATTACGGAAGGAGCACTAGCAACTGGACCCATCACGGTGGATACCTTGGTGGACCCGGGCCCTCGAAATACGAGCCGCTTCCTGGAGTCGCCAGGTTGAATCGGTCGACATTCCGCCGCTATTGTCCGATGAACCTCGAGGGCGCACATACGTTGATGATCGACCTGACGTTGGCCGAGCCCCCCGATATCCCGGGTCTACCTACTCGAGTTCCATTATGGCAGGGAGGCAACTTCTCCCTCGGGGTTGCGGACGGCAGACTACGTCTCATCGTGGACGGAACCGAAACAGTCGGCACAATCCCGTTTGAATACGGTGTTCGAGCCGAGGTTGTAGTCGTCTTCGACGGTTGGAATGCCGAAGTTTATGTGAATGGAGAGCTCGATTCTCGTGCCAGGGTTGGTAGGGGTTGGTTCTTCGGAATGAGTGATGATTGCTCCGTTGGCGGCTTTGACGGGCTACTATTCAGGGCAGGATACTGGAACGAGGCAGTTCGGCCCGTCGATCCAATTAACACTCATCGGGCGCTTCTCGCCGGTGCTTTGAGCCCGGAGGCGATCATGCTGCGTCCGAGCTCGGACGACCTTGAGTGGACTTCCGGGATGAAAGAGCATCCGGCCGCCGCGTTTCTTGTATTCAAAGATGTTCAGCCCGCAGAGGCCGAACAGCCCCCACGATGA